GCGGATTAGGCGGTTCCCTGTGTGCATCTCTAACTGATGAGTATCTGATTTCACCTTTGCCGTCGATCGGATTTCCGAGTCCGTCTATAACACGGCCGAGAAGCTCTTTGCCCAATCCAACAACAAATTTTCTTCCGGAAGCTTTTATTTCACACGCCGGCGAAATGCTGTTTACCTCGCCGATAGCAATCGATAAAACTTTTCCATCCTTAAAACCAACCACTTCGGCTTTGCAGAGTTCTCTACCGTTCTGATCGATAACCGAACAGATCTCCCCCATAACAGCATTAGGACCGGCAGAAACAATTACAAGTCCCACAACATCCAGAACCTTTCCGTTTACTTTTATAGGATCCGATGCGGTTATTACAGCCTGGTATCGATCCAGTATTTCGTCTGCAATTGTCATTCTTTATCCGGTTTCAATGCTTTCATCAAGTTTTCTTCTTAATTCTTCAAGCTGGGTTGAAATTCTGGCATCAACATTACCGATTTCTGTTTCGATAAGGCAGCCGCCCGATTCAATTTTTTCATCCTCTTCAAATTTTATTTTATTAAAGGAGCTGCTGTTAATCAGATTCCTGCTGTAACTATTGAGTTGAGCAAGATCTGAAGGATTGAATTTTATTCTTACTTCATTTGCGCCTACAACTTTAGCAATAGCGTCTTTAACGACCTGATTGATTATGGTAACTTCCTTAATCTCTCTCTGGATTATTTTCCGTGCGAGTTCAACGGCTGTGCCGATAGCAAGCCGCTCATAAGTTTGTTCATATTCTTTGAGACGTTGATCGTATGCTTCGAAGAG
This Melioribacteraceae bacterium DNA region includes the following protein-coding sequences:
- a CDS encoding FliH/SctL family protein, producing MSSTLRLSSAPKLNVKSNAIFENSTDFEDSVPLQKQLEEAYNKGFSDGQQKLRRDLDKDYSDKLYKKYEEVYHLFEAYDQRLKEYEQTYERLAIGTAVELARKIIQREIKEVTIINQVVKDAIAKVVGANEVRIKFNPSDLAQLNSYSRNLINSSSFNKIKFEEDEKIESGGCLIETEIGNVDARISTQLEELRRKLDESIETG